In the genome of Alphaproteobacteria bacterium, one region contains:
- a CDS encoding HAMP domain-containing histidine kinase, translating to MRRIINKLLHSSIKHKLIVLAMFVSGVAIFLLSSAFILNDVRDAKHSMVQEIALLNKVIGSRAISRLAFDQESKAEKDLYDLYQIPSIRLACLYKNNGELFALYLKKGESLSCPKKPLQFGYWFNWSSLVIYQKVFSLGGQADGAMYIESDLNEIYSHLAIYAVTTSIVIILVIIIAYFLTVRLQAVISTPILSLVGSMQSIREVRDYSARAKILYNDELGLLANSFNEMLSEIERRDQFLEQKVQERTEDLEYALKVKEDFLSNMSHEIRTPIHGVISFVRLLVEEWNTSDDDILFNYAQRAHKSSDRLLALINNLLDMSKFEKGAVQLERKELLFSDLIQTVIAETSGVVEAKHEKLVFQPMANEPLVEVDEGRMAQVMTNLIGNAVKYSEKGTIRISQSVNPEAIFLDGVAQAPGMIISISDEGIGIPEDELVKIFDKFFESSLTKTKAGGTGLGLAISREIVKAHLGTIWAENNKNGIGSTFTFMFPLKEIPGVTQITEKYV from the coding sequence ATGAGGAGAATAATTAATAAATTATTACATTCTTCAATTAAACATAAGCTTATTGTATTAGCTATGTTTGTGTCTGGCGTTGCTATATTCCTTTTAAGTTCAGCTTTTATTTTAAATGATGTCAGAGATGCAAAACATTCTATGGTTCAAGAGATAGCTCTATTAAATAAAGTGATAGGGAGTCGTGCTATTTCACGTTTGGCTTTTGATCAAGAATCAAAAGCTGAGAAGGATCTTTATGATTTATATCAAATTCCCTCGATTCGTTTGGCCTGCCTATATAAAAATAACGGAGAACTTTTTGCGCTTTATCTCAAAAAGGGAGAATCTTTGTCATGTCCAAAAAAGCCTCTACAATTTGGTTATTGGTTCAATTGGTCCAGCCTAGTTATATACCAAAAGGTTTTCTCGTTAGGGGGGCAAGCTGATGGAGCAATGTATATTGAGTCAGATCTAAATGAAATTTATTCACATTTAGCAATATATGCGGTGACAACTAGCATTGTCATCATACTTGTCATTATCATTGCTTATTTCTTAACCGTACGATTACAGGCGGTTATTTCAACTCCCATATTGAGCCTGGTTGGAAGTATGCAATCTATTAGGGAAGTTAGAGATTATTCGGCTAGGGCTAAAATATTATACAATGATGAACTTGGTCTCCTTGCCAATAGTTTTAATGAGATGCTTTCTGAGATTGAACGAAGAGATCAATTCTTAGAGCAAAAAGTTCAAGAACGCACCGAAGATCTAGAATACGCTCTCAAAGTCAAAGAAGACTTCCTCTCGAATATGAGCCACGAAATTCGCACTCCTATTCATGGAGTAATTAGTTTTGTGCGCCTTTTGGTCGAAGAATGGAATACCTCAGATGATGATATACTGTTTAATTATGCTCAGCGTGCTCATAAATCGAGTGATCGGCTTTTGGCTTTGATTAATAACCTGTTAGATATGTCTAAGTTTGAGAAAGGGGCGGTACAGCTGGAGCGTAAAGAATTGCTGTTCAGTGATCTGATTCAAACCGTTATTGCAGAAACCAGTGGAGTAGTGGAAGCAAAACATGAGAAGCTGGTGTTTCAACCCATGGCTAACGAACCATTAGTGGAAGTAGACGAGGGACGGATGGCGCAGGTGATGACCAATTTAATTGGTAATGCTGTCAAATATTCTGAGAAGGGAACCATAAGGATTTCCCAGAGTGTCAATCCAGAAGCTATTTTTCTTGATGGAGTGGCTCAAGCACCAGGTATGATCATTTCAATATCAGACGAAGGGATTGGTATTCCAGAGGATGAATTGGTTAAAATATTTGATAAATTTTTTGAAAGCAGTCTTACTAAAACTAAAGCCGGTGGAACGGGTTTAGGGCTTGCTATCTCAAGAGAAATTGTCAAGGCACATTTAGGTACTATTTGGGCGGAAAATAATAAGAACGGAATTGGTAGTACATTCACATTTATGTTTCCATTAAAGGAAATTCCAGGTGTTACTCAAATTACAGAAAAATATGTATAA
- a CDS encoding nucleotidyl transferase AbiEii/AbiGii toxin family protein, whose translation MSITAGRPSKEEFEEIVVIKKLADPAFAEKDWFVTQVIRTINQVEFEGFHIAFSGGTALAKAYHQIERFSEDIDFVVEGKDDLNERERSSYKRGLIEKLRQDGLSIQDQQVKTSDKSRYFVIEMDYETYFDRPSNLRPHIKIEFVMKKPRMPLSIRSVASFFTEISGRVPEVEKIGCVQPVEIAADKLSALTWRVNERNRGSANDDPSIVRHLHDLAKLKELIIVSPDFSAMAKDSIKNDELRSRDPAFNEKSLIEKLNIMITKFKQDELYQDEYNRFVGAMSYALSDDQIPNFNTALSALEELIGKVTSF comes from the coding sequence ATGTCCATTACAGCAGGCCGTCCCAGTAAAGAAGAATTTGAAGAGATTGTCGTGATTAAGAAGCTGGCCGATCCCGCTTTTGCTGAAAAGGATTGGTTTGTCACACAGGTTATCAGAACTATTAACCAAGTTGAATTTGAAGGGTTCCACATTGCCTTTTCGGGTGGAACCGCACTCGCAAAAGCATACCATCAGATTGAACGATTTTCAGAAGACATCGATTTTGTGGTAGAAGGCAAGGATGACCTCAATGAAAGGGAACGATCAAGCTATAAAAGAGGCCTGATAGAAAAATTAAGACAAGATGGCTTGTCTATTCAAGACCAACAAGTCAAAACGTCCGATAAATCCCGTTATTTTGTGATTGAGATGGACTATGAGACTTATTTTGACAGACCCTCTAACCTTAGGCCTCATATCAAAATAGAATTTGTCATGAAGAAACCTCGAATGCCTTTAAGTATTCGATCCGTTGCTTCATTTTTCACAGAGATTTCTGGACGTGTCCCAGAAGTTGAAAAAATAGGGTGCGTTCAACCTGTAGAAATCGCGGCAGATAAATTAAGTGCACTGACCTGGAGGGTCAATGAGCGGAATCGAGGTTCGGCAAATGATGATCCTTCTATTGTGAGACATCTGCACGATCTTGCTAAACTTAAAGAACTTATTATTGTGTCGCCGGATTTTTCAGCAATGGCAAAGGATTCGATAAAAAACGACGAGCTCAGGTCAAGAGATCCGGCTTTCAACGAGAAGTCCCTTATCGAAAAATTGAATATAATGATCACTAAATTTAAACAAGACGAACTTTATCAGGACGAATATAACCGGTTTGTTGGAGCCATGTCTTATGCATTGTCAGACGACCAAATTCCCAATTTTAATACCGCCCTTTCTGCATTAGAAGAATTAATTGGTAAAGTAACTTCTTTTTAG
- a CDS encoding glycoside hydrolase TIM-barrel-like domain-containing protein: MRLPLPGSKKKPVWFSELGFPSVDGCSNQPAAFADPDSSENSYPIGSRGRVDFLAQHCP, from the coding sequence ATGCGACTGCCACTGCCTGGTTCCAAAAAGAAACCTGTTTGGTTTTCTGAACTTGGCTTTCCTTCAGTTGATGGATGCTCTAACCAACCGGCTGCATTTGCAGACCCTGACTCATCTGAAAATTCTTATCCCATAGGCAGCCGTGGCAGGGTTGATTTCCTTGCACAGCACTGCCCTTGA
- a CDS encoding DUF2460 domain-containing protein gives MSAFHEVQFPPKIAYGASGGAEFNTSISTTFSGFEQRNINWQKARGRWDVSTGIKIKADMETVIAFFRARFGKAYGFRFKDWSDYQGVGQILGSGNSTQTVFQLIKTYTSGGYTYVREIKKPVAGKIKVYLNGVLQSSGMTFDTTTGQVIFNTAPANNVIVSSDFEFDVPVRFDTDALAVRADAPGIFVWDSITIVEIRL, from the coding sequence ATGTCAGCATTTCATGAAGTCCAGTTCCCACCCAAAATTGCTTATGGAGCAAGCGGTGGAGCGGAATTCAATACCAGTATTAGCACCACTTTTTCCGGCTTTGAGCAGCGTAATATCAATTGGCAGAAAGCCCGTGGTCGTTGGGATGTATCTACTGGGATAAAAATCAAAGCTGACATGGAAACAGTGATTGCTTTCTTTCGTGCCAGGTTTGGTAAAGCATATGGCTTTCGTTTTAAAGACTGGAGTGATTATCAGGGAGTTGGGCAAATACTTGGTTCCGGTAATAGCACACAAACTGTGTTCCAACTTATCAAGACTTATACCAGTGGCGGCTATACCTATGTGCGAGAGATCAAAAAGCCCGTGGCTGGCAAAATCAAAGTTTACTTAAACGGAGTGCTGCAAAGTTCTGGTATGACATTCGATACCACTACAGGACAGGTAATATTCAATACCGCCCCCGCAAACAATGTGATTGTCAGTAGCGATTTTGAGTTTGACGTGCCAGTGCGCTTTGATACTGATGCTCTGGCTGTGCGTGCTGATGCCCCTGGCATTTTTGTGTGGGATTCCATTACTATTGTGGAGATAAGACTATGA
- a CDS encoding glycoside hydrolase TIM-barrel-like domain-containing protein, producing the protein MATIVLAAAAKSGASALGAGSFLSGIAGGIGGFIGGFVDRSIFGNHARIHQEGSRLTDLMVQASTYGKAIPLVYGNARIAGNIIWSLPIQEHVTTTTQSSGGGKGSGGGSQTSTNNYSYTASLAISICEGPITEVIRIWADSKQLNLIKGNYTLYLGDETQLPDTFISSFYSGGQTPAYRGMAYIVIKDFPLEEFGNRIPNFTFEVRRTIKKSYDLEDKITDITLIPGAGELVYDTVIQEKALGKRDASGNFVQSGKAIKLNLNNLNNKADVLVALDNLKATLPNVEWVSVVVNWFADSLDPAICVIKPAVEFGSQNTKVTPDDWAVAAFTRETAHHVLVFPDGSTTYGGTPTDKSIIRLCQELKTRGYKVLLYPMLQVDTITPQAKPWRGKITPTDVAAANGFFTRTNGYNAFITHYANLTVDGVLLKNIIDAFIIGSELVGLTQYMNPTGVFPVVTQLKSLAATVKNTVGSNVKIMYGANWSEYHSVNGWYNLDPLWSDPNIDTVAIDCYFPLTPDLPQSLIDYEKVYDGWSKDEGWDYYYLDAAQRTGKTNYGSPTYAWKNIRHWWNSTHTNPNATATAWFQKETCLVF; encoded by the coding sequence ATGGCAACCATAGTTCTTGCTGCCGCTGCAAAATCAGGAGCCTCAGCCCTGGGTGCTGGAAGTTTTCTATCTGGTATTGCCGGTGGTATAGGTGGTTTCATTGGTGGTTTTGTAGATCGTTCCATCTTTGGAAACCATGCACGTATTCATCAGGAAGGTTCGCGCTTAACTGACTTAATGGTACAGGCTTCCACCTATGGAAAAGCGATTCCGTTGGTCTATGGTAATGCCCGTATTGCTGGCAATATCATCTGGTCACTTCCCATCCAGGAACATGTAACCACCACGACACAATCATCAGGCGGTGGTAAGGGTAGCGGTGGCGGCTCTCAAACCTCAACAAACAATTACAGTTACACAGCTTCACTGGCAATTTCAATTTGCGAAGGCCCCATTACAGAAGTGATACGTATATGGGCAGATAGTAAGCAGCTTAACCTCATAAAAGGCAATTATACGCTTTACCTAGGTGATGAAACTCAACTACCGGACACGTTTATTTCATCCTTTTATTCAGGTGGGCAAACTCCTGCTTATCGAGGTATGGCCTATATTGTTATTAAGGACTTTCCACTTGAAGAATTTGGAAACCGTATCCCTAATTTTACCTTTGAAGTGCGGCGTACCATCAAAAAATCCTACGACCTTGAAGATAAAATTACCGACATTACCTTGATCCCTGGAGCTGGTGAACTGGTCTACGACACCGTCATACAAGAAAAAGCCCTTGGCAAACGAGATGCTTCTGGAAATTTCGTTCAAAGCGGGAAAGCCATTAAACTTAATCTGAATAATTTGAATAACAAAGCTGATGTGCTGGTAGCACTTGATAATTTGAAAGCCACCCTACCTAATGTGGAGTGGGTTTCCGTAGTGGTCAACTGGTTTGCTGATTCACTAGATCCAGCTATATGTGTGATTAAGCCAGCTGTTGAATTTGGCAGCCAAAATACCAAAGTTACACCTGATGATTGGGCCGTGGCTGCGTTTACACGCGAGACTGCCCATCATGTCTTAGTCTTCCCTGATGGCTCCACTACTTATGGCGGAACTCCCACAGATAAAAGCATCATTAGGCTTTGCCAAGAATTAAAAACACGTGGCTATAAAGTATTGCTTTATCCTATGTTACAGGTAGACACTATTACACCACAAGCCAAGCCATGGCGTGGCAAAATAACCCCAACCGATGTCGCAGCGGCTAATGGCTTCTTTACCCGCACGAATGGGTATAATGCATTTATCACGCATTATGCCAACCTCACTGTAGATGGCGTGTTGTTGAAGAATATTATCGATGCCTTTATCATTGGTTCAGAGTTGGTGGGTTTAACACAATACATGAACCCAACAGGGGTGTTTCCTGTCGTAACACAACTTAAAAGTCTCGCTGCTACCGTAAAAAACACCGTGGGCTCCAATGTAAAAATCATGTATGGCGCAAATTGGAGTGAATATCACTCGGTCAATGGCTGGTACAACCTCGATCCACTGTGGTCAGATCCGAATATTGATACGGTAGCGATTGATTGCTATTTCCCCCTCACCCCAGATTTGCCACAATCACTGATTGATTATGAGAAAGTATATGATGGCTGGTCGAAGGATGAAGGTTGGGATTATTATTACTTAGATGCTGCCCAACGTACAGGTAAGACCAATTACGGATCACCTACCTATGCTTGGAAGAATATTCGGCATTGGTGGAACAGTACGCACACCAATCCTAATGCGACTGCCACTGCCTGGTTCCAAAAAGAAACCTGTTTGGTTTTCTGA
- a CDS encoding DUF2163 domain-containing protein produces MRTATTTMAAHLAGEVTCLAICWQLTLTNGTIMGFTDHTSDLIINHILYKAATGFSPTSVETKDRFSVDNLDVAGILDSATISEADIMAGLYDFAEILIFMVNVTDLTQGIVIHRRGWLGEVSLKNSQFMAEVRGLAQKLQQNIVELYSPTCRAVFGDGRCKADLPSYTVAGTVNTIISRQVFLCNGMTQSASYFSGGEIQWLTGSNAGRRMEIKEFANAQFTLVLPMPNNIEVGDTFNAIAGCDKTIGTCANLFNNAVNFRGEPYVPGMDRMLSTAATTVSQN; encoded by the coding sequence ATGAGAACAGCAACAACCACTATGGCCGCACATCTTGCAGGAGAAGTCACTTGCCTTGCGATTTGCTGGCAGCTGACATTGACCAACGGTACCATTATGGGATTTACTGATCATACCTCGGATCTTATCATCAACCATATTCTGTATAAGGCTGCGACAGGATTTTCACCAACCAGCGTAGAAACCAAAGATAGATTTTCTGTCGATAATCTTGATGTGGCAGGTATCCTTGATAGCGCCACCATATCCGAAGCCGACATCATGGCCGGCCTTTATGATTTTGCTGAAATTCTTATTTTTATGGTAAATGTCACAGACTTAACACAAGGCATTGTTATCCATCGACGTGGTTGGTTAGGTGAAGTAAGCTTAAAAAACAGCCAGTTTATGGCTGAAGTACGTGGGTTAGCTCAGAAACTTCAACAGAATATCGTTGAGCTTTATAGTCCTACATGTCGTGCTGTGTTTGGAGATGGACGCTGTAAAGCAGACCTACCCAGTTATACAGTGGCAGGAACGGTTAATACCATCATCAGTCGCCAGGTGTTTCTTTGCAACGGTATGACTCAATCGGCAAGTTACTTTTCTGGTGGAGAAATCCAGTGGCTTACGGGAAGCAATGCTGGACGCCGCATGGAGATTAAAGAATTTGCTAATGCACAATTCACATTGGTGTTGCCTATGCCAAATAACATAGAGGTCGGTGACACCTTTAACGCCATTGCAGGGTGTGACAAAACTATAGGCACTTGCGCAAACCTATTCAACAATGCTGTGAATTTTCGTGGGGAACCTTATGTACCAGGGATGGATAGGATGCTTTCCACGGCAGCGACGACAGTGTCACAAAATTAG